The uncultured Desulfobulbus sp. genome window below encodes:
- a CDS encoding DUF2293 domain-containing protein — translation MEKNERYLWLGRDGNPVDDEGKRVEIPSGWGFLPAGDAGLTRKITARKQFWRLQIKKGRRVMSKGIWAPQAIIDQAQAEVEAQRSSPEYQQRLAGQRRRREAKQEVYAQEFLDAVRGYLNFAPCYREVERVMAAAIANHAVPVGSGTVARTTRIPLEERASRAVIAWMRHQTTAYDGMSIARIKGERRRVRRMLALRSTELLKAYREGMPCGTECPLQGALKKRNPTDLS, via the coding sequence ATGGAAAAAAATGAACGGTATCTTTGGTTAGGTCGGGACGGAAACCCCGTTGATGATGAGGGGAAAAGAGTGGAAATCCCTTCTGGATGGGGATTCCTTCCCGCAGGTGATGCTGGCCTGACGCGAAAGATTACAGCGAGAAAACAGTTTTGGCGGCTGCAGATTAAAAAAGGGCGACGGGTTATGTCCAAGGGCATATGGGCACCCCAGGCAATCATCGACCAGGCACAGGCAGAGGTTGAGGCACAGCGCTCCAGTCCAGAATATCAACAACGACTTGCTGGACAGCGACGTCGCAGGGAAGCCAAACAGGAGGTCTACGCTCAAGAATTTTTAGATGCGGTCCGTGGCTATCTCAACTTTGCCCCTTGTTACCGTGAGGTGGAAAGGGTGATGGCGGCAGCGATTGCCAATCATGCCGTCCCGGTGGGAAGCGGTACAGTCGCACGAACCACCCGCATTCCCTTGGAAGAACGAGCTTCCCGGGCTGTTATTGCCTGGATGCGACACCAGACCACCGCCTATGATGGCATGTCGATCGCGCGGATCAAAGGGGAGCGGAGACGGGTGCGGAGAATGCTTGCACTTCGTTCAACAGAGCTGCTGAAAGCGTATCGTGAGGGGATGCCCTGTGGGACGGAATGTCCGCTGCAAGGAGCACTGAAAAAAAGAAACCCGACCGATCTGAGCTGA